From the Clarias gariepinus isolate MV-2021 ecotype Netherlands chromosome 3, CGAR_prim_01v2, whole genome shotgun sequence genome, one window contains:
- the hoga1 gene encoding 4-hydroxy-2-oxoglutarate aldolase, mitochondrial, with the protein MRFLQRPKIRGIMLTRIFTHVYRGQFCFAWRSVSQHAGQRLDIAGIYPPIATPFTHSGNVDYQSLDKNLQKYGSIPFRGLVVQGSNGEYPYLTMEERIDVVRRVRGALPTSKLLMAGSGCESTRATIQMSESMAKAGADCVLVVTPCFYRGRMNSSALIHHYTQVADSSPVPIILYSVPANTLLELPVDAVVQLSQHPNIVGIKDSGGDITRISLIVYKTISQDFQVLAGSAGFLMAAYAVGAVGGVCALANVLGQHVCELAKLCTSGQWDKAKELQYRLIEPNIAITKKFGVPGLKQAMEWFGYQGGVCRAPLQPLSEVELENLQKDFSTNGWL; encoded by the exons ATGCGCTTCCTTCAAAGACCAAAAATCAGAGGAATTATGTTGACCAGGATTTTTACTCATGTGTACAGAGGACAATTTTGTTTTGCATGGAGAAGTGTAAGTCAACATGCTGGTCAAAGGCTTGATATTGCTGGGATTTATCCTCCCATTGCCACTCCGTTTACACACAGTGGAAATGTGGATTATCAAAGCCTAGATAAAAATCTTCAAAAATATGGCAGTATACCTTTTAGAG GTCTTGTGGTGCAGGGCTCTAATGGAGAGTATCCATACCTGACAATGGAAGAACGTATAGATGTTGTACGAAGAGTTAGAGGAGCTCTGCCTACATCAAAGCTATTGATGGCTGGATCTGGGTGTGAAT CCACAAGAGCCACAATTCAAATGAGTGAGAGTATGGCCAAGGCTGGTGCTGATTGTGTTTTGGTTGTGACGCCATGTTTTTATCGTGGAAGAATGAATAGCAGTGCTCTTATTCACCACTATACACAG GTAGCAGATTCCAGTCCTGTACCCATCATTCTCTATAGTGTACCAGCCAACACCTTACTGGAGCTTCCTGTAGATGCAGTGGTACAGTTATCCCAACATCCAAATATAGTCGGCATCAAAGATAGTGGTGGTGAT ATTACAAGGATAAGTCTGATTGTGTACAAAACTATATCACAGGATTTCCAGGTGTTGGCAGGGTCAGCTGGGTTCCTCATGGCTGCCTATGCAGTAG GTGCTGTTGGGGGTGTGTGTGCTTTGGCAAATGTTTTGGGTCAGCACGTGTGTGAGCTAGCAAAGCTGTGTACATCAGGGCAATGGGACAAAGCAAAAGAACTTCAATACCGTCTAATTGAACCAAACATTGCG ataacaaaaaagtttggTGTTCCTGGTCTAAAGCAAGCAATGGAGTGGTTTGGATACCAGGGTGGTGTATGCCGTGCCCCTTTGCAGCCTTTGTCTGAGGTGGAGTTAGAAAATCTTCAAAAGGACTTCTCAACAAATGGGTGGCTGTAG